One genomic window of Micromonospora sp. WMMD1128 includes the following:
- the fmt gene encoding methionyl-tRNA formyltransferase, whose protein sequence is MRLVFAGTPGVAVPALDAIAASGHELLAVVTRPDAPAGRGRGLVRSPVGAWADKRGVEVLTPARPREPEFLDRLRALAPDCVPVVAYGALVPPAALEIPRHGWVNLHFSLLPAWRGAAPVQHAVLHGDELTGASVFQLEAGLDTGPVFGTVTDEIRPAETSGDLLERLAHSGAGLLVAVLDAIGAGTARAEPQPADGVSLAPKLTVEDARIRWTDPAFAVDRRVRACTPAPGPWTMFRDDRVKLGPVIPLANGPELKPGELLVEKSQVLVGTATGPVRLGEVRAAGKKAMSAGDWARGARVAAGEVFS, encoded by the coding sequence ATGCGTCTGGTCTTCGCCGGCACGCCCGGGGTCGCCGTGCCGGCCCTGGACGCGATCGCCGCCTCCGGCCACGAGCTGCTCGCCGTGGTGACCCGTCCGGACGCCCCGGCCGGTCGCGGTCGGGGCCTGGTCCGCTCGCCGGTCGGCGCGTGGGCGGACAAGCGCGGTGTCGAGGTGCTCACCCCGGCCCGTCCGCGTGAGCCGGAGTTCCTCGACCGGTTGCGTGCGCTCGCGCCGGACTGCGTGCCCGTGGTCGCCTACGGCGCGCTGGTGCCGCCGGCGGCGCTGGAGATCCCCCGACACGGGTGGGTCAACCTGCACTTCTCGCTGCTGCCCGCGTGGCGGGGCGCCGCGCCGGTGCAGCACGCCGTGCTGCACGGCGACGAGCTGACCGGGGCCAGCGTCTTCCAGCTGGAGGCGGGGCTGGACACCGGTCCGGTCTTCGGCACCGTCACCGACGAGATCCGGCCCGCGGAAACCTCCGGCGACCTGCTGGAACGGCTCGCCCACTCCGGCGCCGGGCTGCTGGTCGCGGTGCTCGACGCGATCGGCGCCGGCACCGCCCGGGCCGAGCCGCAGCCGGCCGACGGGGTGTCCCTGGCGCCGAAGCTGACCGTGGAGGACGCACGGATCCGCTGGACCGACCCGGCGTTCGCGGTCGACCGGCGGGTGCGCGCGTGCACGCCGGCACCCGGCCCGTGGACCATGTTCCGCGACGACCGGGTCAAGCTCGGCCCGGTCATCCCGCTGGCGAACGGCCCCGAGTTGAAGCCGGGTGAGTTGCTGGTGGAGAAGTCCCAGGTGCTTGTGGGCACCGCCACCGGGCCGGTGCGGCTCGGCGAGGTGCGGGCGGCCGGCAAGAAGGCCATGTCGGCCGGCGACTGGGCGCGCGGCGCCCGGGTCGCCGCGGGCGAGGTTTTCTCATGA
- a CDS encoding transcription antitermination factor NusB produces MTGPERSVEGGRPRGYERSGGDRPRGTGRPGGSVRGGADRRGGQRPVRPAVDLPRHVAYEALAAVHRDDAYANLVLPAMLREAGLSGRDAAFATELTYGTLRHTGTLDAIVTDAAGRDVQRIDPPVRDALRLGAYQLLHTRVPAHAAVSSTVDLVRTVGPGATGFANAVLREIAGRDADAWVAKLAPAEETDPIGHLALAYSHPQWIVRSFAEALGGDLGETTRLLIEDNERPPVHLCARPGRADAVALADEVGGAPGAFSPYAVYLSGGAPGELAAVADGRAHVQDEGSQLVADALVAAPLDGPDGRWLDLCAGPGGKSGLLGALAPTRDARLTAVEVAEHRARLVDQATRGLPVTVVHADGRDVGTEPKLPEGHFDRVLVDAPCTGLGALRRRPEARWRRQPSDLPPLTRLQRELLTAALRAVRPGGVVAYVTCSPHVVETHVTVTEASRRCGFPVDFVDARPLLPAGMPGLGDGPTVQLWPHRHGTDAMFLAVLRRG; encoded by the coding sequence ATGACCGGGCCGGAGCGGTCCGTCGAGGGCGGGCGTCCCCGGGGGTACGAGCGCAGCGGCGGCGATCGTCCGCGTGGCACGGGCCGGCCCGGCGGGTCGGTCCGGGGTGGCGCCGACCGGCGGGGCGGGCAGCGTCCGGTCCGGCCGGCGGTGGACCTGCCCCGGCACGTCGCGTACGAGGCGCTCGCGGCGGTGCACCGCGACGACGCGTACGCCAACCTGGTGCTGCCGGCGATGCTGCGCGAGGCCGGGCTGAGCGGCCGGGACGCCGCGTTCGCCACCGAGTTGACCTACGGCACGCTGCGGCACACCGGCACGCTCGACGCGATCGTCACCGACGCGGCGGGCCGGGACGTGCAGCGGATCGACCCGCCGGTGCGTGACGCCCTGCGGCTCGGGGCCTACCAGTTGCTGCACACCCGGGTGCCCGCGCACGCCGCGGTGTCGTCCACCGTGGATCTGGTCCGGACGGTCGGGCCGGGCGCCACCGGGTTCGCCAACGCGGTGCTGCGGGAGATCGCCGGCCGGGACGCCGACGCCTGGGTGGCGAAGCTCGCCCCGGCCGAGGAGACCGACCCGATCGGGCACCTGGCGCTGGCGTACAGCCATCCGCAGTGGATCGTCAGGTCGTTCGCCGAGGCGCTCGGCGGCGACCTGGGGGAGACCACCAGGCTGTTGATCGAGGACAACGAGCGCCCGCCGGTGCACCTGTGCGCCCGGCCGGGCCGGGCCGACGCGGTGGCGCTCGCGGACGAGGTCGGCGGCGCGCCCGGCGCGTTCTCCCCGTACGCGGTCTACCTGTCCGGCGGCGCGCCGGGTGAGTTGGCGGCGGTGGCCGACGGGCGGGCGCACGTGCAGGACGAGGGATCCCAGTTGGTGGCGGACGCGCTCGTCGCCGCGCCACTCGACGGTCCGGACGGCCGGTGGTTGGATCTGTGCGCCGGTCCGGGCGGCAAGTCCGGGCTGCTCGGCGCGCTTGCGCCGACGCGCGACGCGCGGTTGACCGCGGTGGAGGTGGCCGAGCACCGGGCCCGGCTGGTCGACCAGGCCACCCGCGGCCTGCCGGTCACCGTGGTGCACGCCGACGGGCGTGACGTCGGCACCGAGCCGAAGCTGCCGGAGGGGCACTTCGACCGGGTGCTCGTCGACGCGCCGTGCACCGGCCTGGGCGCGCTGCGCCGCCGGCCGGAGGCGCGCTGGCGGCGTCAGCCGTCGGACCTGCCGCCGCTGACCCGGCTCCAGCGCGAGCTGCTCACCGCCGCGTTGCGCGCGGTCCGCCCGGGGGGCGTGGTCGCGTACGTGACCTGCTCGCCGCATGTGGTGGAGACGCACGTGACGGTGACCGAGGCGTCCCGGCGGTGTGGCTTCCCGGTCGACTTCGTCGACGCCCGGCCGCTGCTGCCGGCCGGCATGCCGGGCCTGGGTGACGGCCCGACGGTGCAGCTCTGGCCGCACCGCCACGGCACCGACGCGATGTTCCTGGCGGTCCTGCGCCGGGGGTGA
- a CDS encoding septum formation family protein, whose amino-acid sequence MRRWWAAVAAGAAAVLALGGCQAPAGVDRDLTDEWPAFAAPVGFVPETDVCHPTVADVGYLSGYQPVDCAAEHRAETLHVGTLTGPEADRSAPPRAGSAGIRAAHAECARQVTRAVGGDWRSGRLQLSVVFPSALAWSGGARWYRCDVAEVSDLDEGNVTARTGSLRGALKRGSPLALACFNPKLSKDEVQAMRPVACTAKHHAEFVGIYQAPDIPYAEFQRTSLRAHKACRGLIAKYAKLPDDNNLQYRAGTIIYHPFEQQWRDGDRGVQCFLWVSDRTLTRSVRGAGGKALPIT is encoded by the coding sequence ATGCGGCGATGGTGGGCGGCGGTCGCCGCGGGCGCGGCTGCGGTGCTGGCGCTCGGCGGCTGTCAGGCGCCGGCCGGGGTCGACCGCGACCTGACCGACGAGTGGCCCGCCTTCGCCGCCCCGGTGGGTTTCGTGCCGGAGACCGACGTCTGCCATCCCACCGTCGCCGACGTCGGCTACCTCAGCGGCTACCAACCGGTCGACTGCGCCGCCGAGCACCGGGCGGAGACGCTGCACGTCGGCACGCTCACCGGCCCGGAGGCCGACCGCTCCGCGCCGCCGCGGGCCGGTTCGGCGGGGATCCGGGCCGCGCACGCCGAGTGCGCCCGGCAGGTGACCCGGGCCGTCGGCGGCGACTGGCGCTCCGGGCGGTTGCAGCTGTCCGTGGTCTTCCCGTCGGCCCTGGCCTGGTCCGGCGGCGCCCGTTGGTACCGCTGCGACGTCGCCGAGGTGTCGGACCTGGACGAGGGCAACGTGACCGCACGCACCGGCAGCCTGCGCGGCGCGCTCAAGCGCGGCTCACCGCTGGCGCTCGCCTGCTTCAACCCGAAGCTGAGCAAGGACGAGGTCCAGGCGATGCGGCCGGTGGCCTGCACGGCGAAGCACCACGCCGAGTTCGTCGGGATCTACCAGGCGCCCGACATCCCCTACGCCGAGTTCCAGCGCACCTCGCTGCGGGCGCACAAGGCCTGCCGGGGGCTGATCGCGAAGTACGCCAAGCTGCCGGACGACAACAACCTGCAGTACCGGGCCGGCACCATCATCTACCACCCGTTCGAGCAGCAGTGGCGCGACGGGGACCGGGGCGTGCAGTGCTTCCTCTGGGTGTCCGACCGGACGCTCACCCGTTCGGTCCGGGGCGCCGGCGGGAAGGCGTTGCCGATCACCTGA
- a CDS encoding cytochrome P450, giving the protein MDPADALALLLSPAGRVDPYPTYERLRAHGPVVQAGPVFYVVTGYAEADAILRDPRFGVMDDELRERFLPGWRESPAMMSISRSMLRTNPPDHSRMRRLAAGTFTPRRIAAMRQVVEAQAGELVDAMVAGGRDGAPVDFMAGFAYPLPVAVICALLGVPAADRPLFRRWATDLTNVLEPEITPEELAVADRGAGELRAYFTELVAARRRAPADDLTTALVQANEGDGDRLSGDELLANLIVLLVAGFETTTNLLGNGLVALLDHPGAAATLREHPEFAPAYVDELLRYDSPVQLTSRMSTAPSRHGGVDLPTESWIMVSLGAANRDPRRYPEPERFDPWRPQVHPLSFGAGPHYCLGAALARLEAQVAFPLLLRRLPGLAVAGRPERRVRLTLRGYASLPVTPGREAAPVTVAGTPPGALGPTP; this is encoded by the coding sequence GTGGATCCTGCCGACGCCCTCGCGCTGCTGCTGTCACCGGCGGGCCGGGTCGATCCCTACCCGACGTACGAGCGGTTGCGGGCGCATGGTCCGGTGGTCCAGGCCGGACCGGTCTTCTACGTGGTCACCGGGTACGCCGAGGCCGACGCGATCCTGCGCGATCCCCGCTTCGGCGTGATGGACGACGAGCTGCGCGAGAGGTTCCTGCCCGGTTGGCGGGAGAGCCCGGCGATGATGTCGATCTCCCGGTCGATGCTGCGCACCAACCCGCCCGACCACAGCCGGATGCGCCGGCTCGCCGCCGGCACGTTCACCCCACGCCGGATCGCCGCCATGCGCCAGGTGGTCGAGGCACAGGCCGGCGAACTTGTCGACGCGATGGTGGCCGGTGGCCGGGACGGGGCACCCGTCGACTTCATGGCCGGGTTCGCGTACCCGCTGCCGGTCGCGGTGATCTGCGCGCTGCTCGGCGTGCCGGCGGCGGACCGGCCGCTGTTCCGGCGCTGGGCCACCGACCTGACGAACGTGCTGGAGCCGGAGATCACGCCCGAGGAGCTGGCGGTGGCCGACCGGGGCGCGGGCGAGCTGCGCGCCTACTTCACCGAGCTGGTGGCGGCCCGCCGCCGGGCCCCCGCCGACGACCTGACCACCGCGCTGGTCCAGGCGAACGAGGGCGACGGCGATCGGCTCTCCGGTGACGAGCTGCTGGCCAACCTGATCGTGCTGCTGGTGGCCGGTTTCGAGACCACCACGAACCTGCTCGGCAACGGCCTGGTGGCGCTGCTCGACCATCCGGGCGCGGCGGCGACGCTGCGCGAGCATCCGGAGTTCGCACCCGCGTACGTCGACGAGCTGCTGCGCTACGACTCGCCGGTGCAGCTCACCTCGCGGATGAGCACCGCGCCGTCCCGGCACGGCGGGGTCGACCTGCCCACCGAGAGCTGGATCATGGTGTCGCTCGGCGCGGCGAACCGGGACCCGCGCCGCTATCCGGAGCCGGAGCGCTTCGACCCGTGGCGGCCACAGGTCCATCCGCTGTCCTTCGGCGCCGGGCCGCACTACTGCCTCGGCGCGGCGCTGGCCCGGTTGGAGGCGCAGGTGGCGTTCCCGCTGCTGCTGCGCCGGCTGCCCGGGTTGGCGGTGGCCGGCCGGCCCGAGCGGCGGGTCCGGCTCACCCTGCGCGGTTACGCTTCGCTGCCGGTCACGCCGGGGCGCGAGGCGGCCCCGGTCACCGTTGCCGGTACGCCGCCCGGGGCCCTCGGGCCGACTCCGTAG
- the def gene encoding peptide deformylase: protein MTVQPIRLFGDPVLRTPADPVVDFDAELRKLVADLTDTMREQGGAGLAAPQLGVGLRVFTFDVDDMLGHLVNPVLEFPDAEEQDGPEGCLSIPGLYFDTKRRQNVIAKGFSAHGDPMQIVGTGLMARCLQHETDHLDGVLFVDRLDPAGRKEAMKAIRQAEWYDQADPPTVKVSPHVLHNPFGLGR, encoded by the coding sequence GTGACCGTTCAGCCCATCCGTCTGTTCGGCGATCCGGTGCTGCGCACGCCGGCCGACCCGGTGGTCGACTTCGACGCCGAGCTGCGCAAGCTGGTCGCCGACCTGACCGACACGATGCGTGAGCAGGGCGGCGCCGGACTGGCCGCGCCGCAGCTCGGGGTGGGCCTTCGGGTGTTCACCTTCGACGTGGACGACATGCTCGGCCATCTGGTCAACCCGGTGCTGGAGTTCCCCGACGCCGAGGAGCAGGACGGCCCGGAGGGCTGCCTGTCCATCCCCGGCCTCTACTTCGACACCAAACGCCGGCAGAACGTGATCGCGAAGGGTTTCAGCGCCCACGGCGACCCGATGCAGATCGTCGGCACCGGCCTGATGGCCCGTTGCCTGCAACACGAGACCGACCACCTCGACGGGGTGCTCTTCGTCGACCGGCTCGACCCGGCCGGCCGCAAGGAGGCCATGAAGGCGATCCGCCAGGCCGAGTGGTACGACCAGGCCGACCCGCCCACGGTGAAGGTGAGCCCGCACGTTCTCCACAACCCGTTCGGCCTGGGGCGGTGA
- a CDS encoding M28 family metallopeptidase: protein MRRSTPTMSLALALVATLTTASLAGTASAAPAPAPAVAALAAPDVSLTNVQAHLTQLNSIASSNGGNRRAGSAGYAASVSYVKGKLQAAGYTVTEQNCTSCTYPGSNLIAEWPQGPTDQVVMFGAHLDSVSAGPGINDNGSGSATLLENALVLAAQHPTMTKRVRFAWWNGEEQGLQGSKHYVNQLSSTQRGYIKGYYNFDMVGSPNGGYFINRITSATAAPLKAYWDSFGISPEENTEGQGRSDDYSFANAGIQTSGYAAGASYTKTAAQAAKWGGTSGAAYDGCYHRSCDTTSNINTTVLNRSADGVAYAIWALAVGGGTPTNDFSVAVSPTSGSVARGGSTTATVSTATTAGSAQTVTLSASGAPSGVTVGFSPSSVTSGGSATMTVSASSSATTGTFTITVTGTGSATRTATYTLTVTGGSGGCTGGQLIGNSSFESGSTSWTASSGVITTDQGQAARTGSYKAWLDGYGSSHTDTLSQSVTLPAGCTSYTLAFWLHIDSAETTTSTAYDKLTVQVGSTTLATYSNLNKATGYTQRSFNLAGYAGQTVTLKWTGVEDASLQTSFVIDDVTLQVG from the coding sequence ATGAGACGCAGCACGCCGACCATGAGCCTCGCGCTCGCCCTCGTCGCCACCCTGACGACGGCGAGCCTGGCCGGCACCGCCTCCGCCGCCCCCGCGCCCGCCCCGGCCGTCGCCGCGCTCGCCGCACCCGACGTCTCCCTGACCAACGTCCAGGCCCACCTCACCCAGCTCAACTCCATCGCCAGCAGCAACGGCGGCAACCGGCGGGCCGGATCGGCCGGCTACGCCGCGTCGGTCAGCTACGTCAAGGGCAAGCTCCAGGCCGCCGGCTACACGGTCACCGAGCAGAACTGCACCAGCTGCACCTACCCGGGCAGCAACCTGATCGCCGAGTGGCCGCAGGGCCCCACCGACCAGGTGGTCATGTTCGGCGCCCACCTGGACAGCGTCTCCGCCGGCCCCGGCATCAACGACAACGGCTCCGGCTCGGCCACCCTGCTGGAGAACGCGCTGGTGCTGGCCGCGCAGCACCCGACCATGACCAAGCGGGTCCGGTTCGCCTGGTGGAACGGTGAGGAGCAGGGGCTCCAGGGCTCCAAGCACTACGTCAACCAGCTCAGCTCCACCCAGCGGGGCTACATCAAGGGCTACTACAACTTCGACATGGTGGGCTCGCCCAACGGCGGCTACTTCATCAACCGGATCACCTCGGCCACCGCGGCGCCGCTCAAGGCGTACTGGGACTCGTTCGGCATCTCGCCGGAGGAGAACACCGAGGGGCAGGGCCGCTCCGACGACTACTCGTTCGCCAACGCCGGCATCCAGACCTCCGGCTACGCGGCGGGCGCCAGCTACACCAAGACCGCGGCGCAGGCCGCCAAGTGGGGCGGCACGTCGGGCGCGGCGTACGACGGCTGCTACCACCGCTCCTGCGACACCACCAGCAACATCAACACGACCGTGCTCAACCGCAGCGCCGACGGTGTGGCGTACGCGATCTGGGCGCTCGCGGTCGGCGGTGGCACCCCGACCAACGACTTCTCCGTCGCGGTAAGCCCCACCTCGGGCAGCGTCGCCCGGGGCGGCTCCACCACCGCCACGGTCAGCACCGCCACCACCGCCGGCAGCGCCCAGACGGTGACGCTGTCGGCGAGCGGCGCCCCGAGCGGGGTCACGGTCGGCTTCAGCCCGTCCTCGGTCACCTCGGGCGGCTCCGCCACCATGACGGTCAGCGCCTCGTCCTCGGCGACCACCGGCACGTTCACGATCACCGTCACCGGGACCGGCTCGGCCACCCGCACCGCCACCTACACGCTCACCGTGACCGGCGGCAGCGGCGGCTGCACCGGCGGGCAGCTCATCGGCAACAGCAGCTTCGAGTCCGGCAGCACGTCGTGGACGGCCAGTTCGGGCGTGATCACCACCGACCAGGGTCAGGCGGCCCGCACCGGCTCGTACAAGGCGTGGCTGGACGGGTACGGCTCCTCGCACACCGACACGCTGTCCCAGTCGGTGACGCTGCCGGCCGGCTGCACCAGCTACACGCTGGCGTTCTGGCTGCACATCGACTCGGCCGAGACCACCACCTCGACCGCGTACGACAAGCTGACCGTGCAGGTCGGCTCCACCACGCTGGCGACCTACTCGAACTTGAACAAGGCCACCGGCTACACCCAGCGCAGCTTCAACCTGGCCGGATACGCCGGACAGACGGTCACGCTCAAGTGGACCGGCGTCGAGGACGCCTCGCTCCAGACCAGCTTCGTCATCGACGACGTGACGCTCCAGGTCGGCTGA